Proteins encoded in a region of the Labrus bergylta chromosome 9, fLabBer1.1, whole genome shotgun sequence genome:
- the hdac3 gene encoding histone deacetylase 3, giving the protein MTNRTSYFYDPDVGNFHYGAGHPMKPHRLSLTHSLVLHYGLYKKMMVFKPYKASQHDMCRFHSEDYIDFLQKVSPNNMQGFTKSLNTFNVGDDCPVFPGLFEFCSRYTGASLQGATQLNHKICDIAINWAGGLHHAKKFEASGFCYVNDIVISILELLKYHPRVLYIDIDIHHGDGVQEAFYLTDRVMTVSFHKYGNYFFPGTGDMYEVGAESGRYYCLNVPLRDGIDDQSYRQLFQPVIKQVVDFYQPTCIVLQCGADSLGCDRLGCFNLSIRGHGECVEFVKSFKIPLLVLGGGGYTVRNVARCWTFETSLLLDESISDELPYSEYFEYFAPDFTLHPDVSTRIENQNSRQYLEQIRQTVFENLKMLNHAPSVQIHDVPSDMLSYERNDEPDPDERGAEENYTRPEAANEFYDGDHDNDKESDVEI; this is encoded by the exons ATGACCAATAGGACATCATACTTCTACGACCCAGATGTGGGCAACTTTCATTATG GCGCTGGCCACCCAATGAAGCCTCATCGATTGTCTCTGACTCACAGTCTGGTGCTGCACTATGGACTCTACAAGAAGATGATG GTGTTCAAGCCATACAAAGCATCTCAGCACGACATGTGTCGGTTCCACTCTGAAGACTACATCGACTTCCTCCAGAAGGTGAGCCCCAACAACATGCAGGGCTTCACAAAGAGCCTCAACACCTTCAATGTGGGAGACGACTG tccTGTGTTTCCAGGACTTTTTGAATTCTGCTCTAGATACACAGGAGCATCCTTGCAGGGAGCTACACAGCTCAACcacaag atCTGTGACATTGCCATTAACTGGGCCGGTGGTTTGCATCATGCCAAGAAATTTGAG gcatCTGGGTTCTGTTATGTCAACGATATCGTCATCAGTATACTGGAGCTGCTCAA ATACCACCCCAGAGTTCTCTACATCGACATCGACATTCACCATGGCGACGGCGTCCAGGAAGCCTTTTACCTGACTGACAGGGTCATGACCGTGTCCTTTCACAAATATGGAAACTACTTTTTTCCAGGAACAG GTGACATGTATGAGGTTGGAGCTGAGAGTGGACGGTACTACTGCCTCAACGTTCCTCTCAGAGATGGAATCGATGACCAGA gctaCAGGCAGCTGTTCCAACCGGTTATTAAACAGGTGGTGGATTTCTACCAGCCTACATGCATCGTTcttcag TGCGGAGCGGACTCCCTGGGCTGTGACAGACTGGGCTGCTTCAACCTCAGTATACGGGGACATGG tgagtgtgtggagTTTGTCAAGAGTTTTAAGATCCCTCTGTTGGTcctgggaggaggaggatacaCCGTGAGGAATGTGGCTCGCTGCTG GACATTTGAGACGTCTCTGTTATTAGATGAGTCCATCAGTGATGAGCTGCCTTATAGCG AGTATTTTGAGTACTTTGCCCCAGATTTCACTCTGCATCCTGATGTCAGCACCAGGATAGAAAACCAGAACTCCAGACAg TACCTGGAGCAGATTCGCCAGACTGTGTTTGAGAACTTGAAGATGTTGAACCACGCACCGAGCGTCCAGATCCATGATGTTCCCTCCGACATGCTGAGCTATGAACGCAACGACGAGCCGGATCCCGATGAGAGGGGAGCAGAGGAGAACTACACCAG gcCAGAGGCAGCCAACGAGTTTTACGATGGTGACCATGACAACGACAAAGAGAGTGACGTAGAAATTTGA